In the genome of Pirellulales bacterium, one region contains:
- a CDS encoding prolyl oligopeptidase family serine peptidase, translated as MQAYHLTKALLLVGFAVLGHGVTAQEPKPSVPLSDAERAVRTVPTKIEAAYQGGELVHLTVHGRMAYIVKPTGKVDAQKRWLWEFPFWLGVNDGFGNLQHRHYLEQALAAGFHIVGIDVGPSCASPAAAQVCQEFYERLTTDYGLAPRARIMGQSHGGLIAYGWAFRHPTCVERIAGICPATDFRSWPGLANTINFPAKELGYDLSLAELERRTSEFNPIDNLAPLAKAGVRILHIHGDKDTLVPMSDNSTELARRYRELGGTATIAVIPGLGHGGQELYHSEPLLAFLIGD; from the coding sequence ATGCAAGCCTATCACCTGACAAAAGCCTTGCTGCTCGTTGGTTTCGCTGTCCTTGGTCACGGCGTTACGGCCCAAGAGCCGAAGCCGTCTGTGCCGCTATCGGATGCCGAGCGTGCGGTGCGGACGGTGCCCACCAAGATCGAAGCCGCTTATCAGGGGGGCGAGCTGGTCCACCTGACCGTTCATGGGCGGATGGCGTACATCGTGAAACCGACCGGCAAGGTCGACGCGCAGAAGCGCTGGTTGTGGGAATTTCCGTTTTGGCTGGGGGTCAACGACGGATTCGGCAACTTGCAGCATCGCCATTACCTCGAGCAGGCGCTGGCTGCCGGATTTCACATCGTGGGAATCGACGTCGGACCATCCTGTGCCAGTCCTGCCGCGGCCCAGGTTTGCCAGGAATTCTACGAGCGACTGACGACCGATTATGGCCTGGCGCCGCGGGCACGCATCATGGGGCAAAGCCACGGCGGGTTGATAGCTTACGGCTGGGCCTTTCGTCATCCGACATGTGTTGAGCGGATCGCGGGTATCTGCCCTGCGACCGATTTCCGCAGTTGGCCGGGCCTGGCCAACACGATTAACTTTCCGGCCAAGGAATTGGGCTACGACTTATCGCTGGCCGAGCTCGAGCGCCGCACGTCCGAGTTCAATCCGATCGACAATCTGGCGCCGCTTGCCAAAGCCGGCGTGAGAATCTTGCACATCCACGGCGACAAAGACACGCTCGTGCCGATGAGCGACAATTCCACCGAATTGGCACGCCGCTATCGAGAGCTAGGAGGCACGGCCACGATCGCCGTGATTCCTGGACTGGGGCATGGCGGTCAAGAGCTGTACCATTCCGAGCCGCTATTGGCTTTTCTCATCGGCGACTAA
- a CDS encoding tetratricopeptide repeat protein — MQNALSTAMEMHRSGQLEQAVRLYQAVLSREPENAEALHLLGVAHHQQGDNAQAIELIGRAVALRPNAPAFHANLAEAYRARGQFERAAGCCRTALLLSPNYAEAHCNLGAALQGMQRHEESAAHFRRALAVRPDFSVAHNNLAIALRELGQRDEAFEHFSRAVELEPAFAMARSNLGQMLLDRGGAEEALAHCREAVRLQPDVAALQHNLANVLRNTDKYVEARAAYLEALRLDPDLAVSQAHLGLVLQREGKHGDALPWLKRAVELEPANADFWTSLAELFGDMEDFAEVIPCWERVLALDPQRVQAHLGMGWALQEQGRLEDAARYYCSAAQLQPDSGMAQLNIGGLYEELGQLSAAEETFRKALALQPRFALPHARLATLLRGKMPAADVVALEERLADETLGNGPRARLLFALAHVLDAQSDYARAAECLRQANALMMEVTRERREYSSLEHQQFVDRLLSVFDRGHFNRWHGAGNDSRRPVFVFGLPRSGTTLVEQVLASHPSVHGAGELRLVRKLFEAMPALLARTDWPIDCVPHLQPATIQSLADRHLERLRAIDDRAERIIDKMPDNYMYVGFLATLFPQAVFIHCRRDLRDVAVSCWMTDFRSVLWANDPQYIVDRFSQYRRLMDHWHDTLATTVHHIDYEETVADLESVAKRLVSACGLPWDPACLDYHKLARPVRTASLTQVRQPVYKKSVARWKNYERELGDLFARLPIES; from the coding sequence ATGCAAAACGCTTTGTCTACCGCCATGGAGATGCATCGCTCGGGGCAGCTTGAGCAGGCGGTCAGGCTGTATCAGGCGGTGCTCTCACGCGAGCCGGAAAACGCCGAGGCGTTGCACCTCTTGGGTGTGGCGCATCACCAGCAGGGAGACAACGCGCAGGCCATCGAGTTGATCGGCCGCGCCGTGGCGTTGCGCCCCAATGCTCCGGCGTTTCACGCCAATCTTGCTGAAGCGTACCGCGCCCGCGGCCAATTCGAACGAGCGGCCGGCTGTTGCCGGACCGCGCTGCTGTTAAGCCCAAATTACGCGGAAGCGCATTGCAATTTAGGAGCGGCCCTGCAAGGCATGCAGCGGCACGAGGAGTCGGCAGCGCACTTCCGGCGCGCGCTCGCGGTGCGGCCTGATTTCTCGGTCGCCCACAACAACCTGGCGATTGCCCTGCGCGAGCTGGGGCAGCGGGACGAGGCATTCGAACACTTCAGCCGTGCCGTGGAGCTGGAGCCAGCCTTTGCCATGGCCCGCAGCAATCTGGGGCAGATGCTGTTGGATCGAGGCGGGGCCGAAGAAGCGCTCGCCCACTGCCGAGAGGCCGTCCGTCTGCAACCCGACGTGGCCGCGCTGCAGCACAATCTGGCCAACGTTCTGCGGAACACCGATAAATATGTCGAGGCGCGGGCCGCTTATCTCGAAGCGCTAAGACTCGACCCCGATCTGGCGGTATCGCAGGCTCATCTGGGGCTCGTGCTGCAGCGTGAAGGGAAGCACGGCGATGCGCTGCCTTGGCTGAAACGTGCGGTCGAGTTAGAGCCGGCGAATGCCGACTTCTGGACGAGCCTGGCCGAACTTTTCGGCGATATGGAAGACTTTGCCGAAGTCATTCCTTGCTGGGAAAGGGTGCTCGCCCTCGATCCGCAACGGGTCCAAGCGCATCTTGGGATGGGCTGGGCTTTGCAGGAACAAGGGCGCCTGGAGGATGCGGCCAGATACTATTGCAGTGCCGCGCAGTTGCAACCGGATTCCGGCATGGCGCAGCTCAATATCGGCGGGCTATACGAAGAGTTGGGCCAATTGAGCGCGGCCGAAGAGACTTTTCGCAAGGCGCTCGCCTTGCAGCCCCGCTTCGCGCTTCCTCACGCGCGATTGGCGACGCTGCTGCGCGGCAAAATGCCCGCTGCGGATGTGGTGGCCCTCGAAGAACGCCTCGCGGACGAAACATTGGGCAACGGGCCGCGGGCTCGATTGCTGTTCGCGCTGGCGCATGTGCTCGACGCGCAGAGTGATTATGCCCGTGCGGCGGAATGTCTGCGGCAGGCCAACGCTCTGATGATGGAAGTGACTCGCGAGCGACGGGAATACAGTTCGCTAGAGCATCAGCAATTTGTCGATCGATTGCTCAGCGTGTTTGATCGCGGGCATTTTAATCGTTGGCACGGCGCGGGAAACGACAGCCGCCGACCGGTGTTCGTCTTTGGGTTGCCACGCTCTGGCACGACACTTGTCGAGCAGGTGCTGGCCAGTCATCCGAGCGTGCACGGCGCCGGTGAGTTACGGCTGGTGCGCAAGCTATTCGAGGCAATGCCTGCGCTGCTCGCGCGTACGGATTGGCCGATCGACTGTGTACCGCATTTACAGCCCGCGACAATTCAGTCGTTGGCCGACCGGCATCTCGAGCGGTTGCGCGCGATCGACGATCGTGCTGAGCGAATTATCGACAAGATGCCGGACAACTACATGTATGTGGGCTTTCTGGCGACGCTATTTCCGCAGGCTGTTTTCATCCATTGCCGTCGCGACTTGCGCGACGTTGCCGTGTCGTGCTGGATGACCGACTTCCGCAGTGTTCTCTGGGCGAATGACCCGCAATATATTGTCGATCGATTCAGCCAATACCGCCGCTTGATGGATCATTGGCACGACACGCTCGCGACGACAGTTCATCATATCGACTACGAAGAAACCGTAGCAGACTTGGAATCCGTGGCAAAACGACTGGTCAGCGCGTGTGGTCTCCCTTGGGATCCGGCCTGTCTCGACTATCACAAACTCGCGCGACCTGTGCGCACGGCCAGTCTTACCCAAGTTCGACAGCCGGTCTATAAAAAGTCGGTGGCTCGTTGGAAGAACTACGAGCGCGAACTGGGCGATCTCTTTGCCAGACTGCCGATTGAATCGTAG